The genomic window TTCTTTTAGATCCTTAGTTATAAAAAGTCTTTCTCTAATTTGAGCAATAATAGTAGACGAATCACCAACTTTTAGGCTTTTATAATCTTCGCCAACTTCTATAGTTTTCCATCCGCCGTTTTTCTCGATTTCTCTATATTCTTTAAGCGCATCACGAAGTTTGTAATATTGGCTGAACATTTTTCTTTTCTTATCATCCAGAATGGTTGATTTTTTAAAGATCGAATCTGAAAGCTCTTGGTAATTCAGTTTTTTGCGAGGTAAAAGCCATTCTAAAGAAACTACTGTTTTTTCGTCAAAGCCACCCACTTTTTCACCATAATAGTAATATAAATTAGAAAGCAGTAAATCGGTATCTTCTTTTGAAAGCTTAGTATTGGCATTATTATCAAAAACAGCACTTAACTGCTCATTGTACGGATAATTGGCTTTTAATCCTTCCTGATCCAGATTTTTATATTGATTAAAAAGTGTATTGGCAAATTCGACAATTCCTTTATTGTCCTGCCACAATTGAGTCGACTTATTTTTTTGATATAAAGCGCTTACATCATTTTTAAATTTATCCAATTTCGGATAATTTTCGTAAAACTTAGCAATGCGAACACTGTCAATCGTAAGTTTTAATTCAGGGACTTTTTCAACCGTTTTTATCGAGTTTTCCTCTTTTTTATCAGCTTTCGAATTACACGAAAAAACAGCGAAAAAAACAGTAGCAATAATAGGCGTATACCAGATTTTCATAACTCAAAATTTTTGATTAAAAGTAGAAAAAATTCTATTAAAACCAAGAACTCAGCAATAAATCTTAAGCCTTATTTTTTTGAAGTTTAAGTGGTTAATAAAATAAAAGCTCCAAACAATTTTCATGTCTGGAGCTTTCGCCATATAACCAACCTATTAAAATTCTAATTAAATAACAGTACCTTTTAAAGTAAGTACTTTTGGTGTTGTTTCTGCGCTAGTCGTAACAGTAACCGTTTTTGTAAAAGCGCCTTTGTTTGCAGCATTGTAAGTTGCAGTAACTTTTCCAGATTTACCAGCCTGAATTGGCTCTTTAGTATAATCGGTTGCTGTACATCCGCAAGATCCTTGCACGTTTGTAATCACTACAGCCGTTTTTCCTGTATTTTTAAATTCGTAAACAATTGCTTTTGGAGTTCCCTGCGGAATTTGCCCAACATCAATTGTTTCTGCTTTCCAAGCAATTGTAGAACCTGCAGTTGCTGAAACTTCAGTTTCTGAAACTAAAGATTGTACTGGAGCAATTGCTGAAAAAGACATTAGGCCTAAAGCCAAAGCTAACATCGAAATTTTGATCATTTTCATAACTGATATATTTAAAATGGTTTATAGTTCATTTTTGATATTACAAAGGTAATTCAGACAAATTCAAGTCGCTGTTAACTGGTTTCAAACGTTTGTTAATGACTTGTTAACCGCCTGTTTTTAGGCCAAAATTGATTAATATTACACTCTAAAAATTCTTTATTCTTGAAAATTAATAAACTCAACAGCATCATTCTCTTAGGATTAGTGGCTATCATTAGTATTTTGGTGGCTCAATTGCTATGGACAAAAGAGGCTTTTACAATAGAACAAAAAAAGCTTAGTCAGAAAGCGCATATTGCTTTGCTAGAAGTTGCTAAAAAATTATACGAAGGAACCAATCACGAATTGCCGGTTCAGAATCCAGTTCAAAAAATTGCAAACGATTATTATATCGTAAATGTGGATAATGAATTTGAACCTGATATTTTAGAATTTTATCTGAAAACGGAATTCAAAAAAATGAATATCACCACCGATTTCGAATATGCAATGTACAATTGCCAAAGTGACGAAATGATTTATGGTGATTATATTTCGCTTTATAAGAAAAAAGCAGAATGTAAAAAGACTGTTTATTTTCCAAAGCATAAAAATTTGGTTTACTATTTCGCAGTACGTTTTCCAAATGAAACAACCTATTTATTTAGTTCGATGCGTTTTTGGTTTATCCTTTCAACCGCATTGATTCTAATTCTCCTGATTTATGTGTATTCGATTTTTACTCTTTTACAACATAAAAAATATTCAGAACTGCAGCGTGATTTTATCAATAATATGACGCATGAATTCAAAACGCCACTAGCTTCTATTCTGATTGCATCAAAATATCTGATTGAGCAAAAACCAATTAAAGAAGATAAAAAACTGTATACGTATACTGACATTATTATCAATCAAGGAAATAAGCTAAATAGTCATATTGAAAAAATTCTAAATATTGCAAAGTCTGATTATGCTCCTTTAGAACTTAAAAAAGAAAACATTTTAATTGTTCCGATAATTGAAGAAGCAATTGAAAACATTAAATTAAAATATCCTGAAGCTTCTATTACAATTGAAACGGTTTCAAGAGAATACTTACTAGAAACGGATACTTTTCATTTTGCTAATTTAGTTTATAATTTACTGGATAATGCAATTAAATATTGTAATGAAAAGCCTGAAGTTAGAATAAAAATCATCGAAAATAATAACTGTTTAAAATTGGAGTTTATTGATAATGGAATCGGGATTAATCCTAAAAAAATATCTTTTATCTTTGATAAGTTTTACCGTGTTCAGAATGAGAAAAGCAACGAAGTTAACGGATTTGGACTTGGTTTATACTATGTAAAAGAAATCTGCAGTCTGCAAAACTGGAAAATAAAAGCCGAAAATAATTCAGAAAAAGGTGTTACTTTAACTTTATCAATTCCTTACAAAAAATGAGAAATTTCAAAATACTATATGCCGAAGACGATGAAACTCTAGCGTTTTTAACCAAAGATAATTTGGAGCAAAACCATTATGAAGTAATTCATTGTTCTGATGGAAAATCGGCACTGAAAATTTTTGAGGAAGAAGAATTTGATATTTGCATTTTTGATATTATGATGCCAAAAATGGACGGTTTTGAGCTTGCCGAAGCCGTTCGTAAAATTGATTTAGATGTTCCTATTATTTTTCTTTCGGCTAAAACTTTAAAAGAAGATCGAATAAAAGGTCTTCGTTTAGGTGCCGATGATTATTTGGTAAAACCCTTCAGTATTGAAGAATTACTTTTGAAAATTGAAATTTTCTTGAAACGCTCACAGAAAAACATTCCGGTTGCAAAAACGATTTATGAAGTTGGCAAATACCAGTTTGACACCAAAAACTTTATTCTTTTTAATAACGAAGAAAAAGTTGGTTTAACACAACGTGAAGCCGAATTATTGAAACTTTTCTTGGATCACAAAAATTCTGTTTTGAAAAGAGAACAAATCTTAACTTCTCTATGGGGAACAGACGACTATTTTATGGGAAGAAGTTTGGATGTTTTTATTTCGCGTTTACGTAAAATCTTGGCAAATGAAGAAGGCATTTCAATAGAAAACCTTCATGGAATTGGGTTTAGGTTTTCTATTGGGTAAATCACAATTCTGTTAAAAATAAAGAAAAATCTGTAAGCAGTTTTTCGAAAAACTTTGTATTTTTAATATCTAATTTTCTTGGATATGAAATTACATCATTTGCGAAATGCCTCTTTGGTAATTGAAACAGAAAAGCATGTCATTTTAGTTGACCCAATGTTAGGTAAAAGAAAAACAATTCCGCCTTTTACTATTTTCAGATATAAACCAAAACGAAATCCGCTGGTGGCATTGCCTAAAAATAGCCGTGAGATCTTAAGCCGTGTAACACATTGTTTGATTACACATTTACATCCAGATCATATTGACAAAGCTGGTGAAGTTTTTTTAAGAAGAAAAAGCATTCCGGTTATCTGCAGTTCTAAGGATGAAAAGGCACTTGTACAAAGAGGATTAAGCGTAATTCAAACTTTAGAATATTGGGAACCGCAAAAATTTCTAGACGGAAAAATCACGGGAATTCCTGCTATCCATGGCTATGGATTTGTTGCTAAATTAATGGGAAATGTAATGGGATTTCTTATCGAATTGGCTGACCAGAAATCAATTTATATTAGTTCAGACACCATTTTTACAGAACATGTAAACAAAGTCCTAACGCAGCTTAAGCCAGATATTTCTGTTGTTGCCTGCGGAACTGCAAGATTAGATATTGGACAGCCATTATTAATGCGAATGGATGATATTTTGAAATTCGTAACACTCGCTCCTGGGAAAGTTCTCGCCAATCATTTAGAAGCTTTAAATCATTGTCCGACAACACGATTGCAATTAAGAACTGCGCTTTCAGATCATAATCTTTTAACTAAAACTTCCATTCCAAATGACGGAGAATGCATTGAGTATTAGCTAAAAAATAAGTCTTTTTTTTTGTGTGCTTTTATTTCTTATTCTCTCATAAATAGTATATTTGGCTCGCTAACCAAATCAAAATAAATGACCGATTTTTTAAGAAAAATACACTTAGTTAAAGACATTTCTATACAATTACCAGTTTCAAAAATAGATTTTATTCAAAAATTCAGAAGTCATGTTGATGAATCTGATTTAAGTTTTGTTCCGTTTGAAGTTTTTCAATCCAGCAAAAATGAGTACAAAGGCAATATTTCTAATAATTATTTTGAATTAAAGAAACGAAGAAAATTATTTGACACTAACTATTCATTTGCAAAAGTAACAGCCCATTTTAGTGAAGATAGTAACCGTTTAAACATTGAAGCTGAAATTAATGGCTTTAGGAAAAGAATGCTTTTGTTTGCAGGACCTATGGTTCTATTTTATTCGATATTTATTATCACTTCTCTTTTTCTTACCAGCAATAATTCTGCTTCCTTTTTTGTTTTGCCTTTCCTTCTATTTCACATGTCTATAATGTTAGGAATTCCTTATTTCATTATCAGAAGAAGTGTAAAAAGAATGATTTATGATTTAGAAAGAGATTTTCATTATTGGGTAACCAAAAATTAATTTAGAAATTTAATTATAAAACCAATAATCCAAACTCACGCAAAGTATTTACTGGTTTAGAATACCAAAACAATTCGAAATCTTCCAATTCGGTTTCAAAATCATTTTTAACTTCTTGAAAAGTATAACCTTTAGAACCTGAAACGGCTATTTTTGATAAAATTGAAGTCAGCCACTCGCCTTCTTCTTTACTGGTTTGAATATCGAAACTTTCTTTTTTATCATGAAAAGTTAGCGACATCATTTCCCAGCTTCTTCCTTTTTTAGATTTTGTAAAAATTTCTGCAGTAGGTTTTCCTCCAAGCCAAACCACTTTTGCATTTGGTTTTGTATTGAAATCGTTTTGTTCTTCTAATGCATTAAAAATAAAATCGGGATGGATTTTGGTTTTTGGAATTTTAAAATCAAACCAATCCTGAAGTTCGTAATCAAAACAGATTCCGTGCATGAAATTAAAAAGTGATTTCTTTAATCCGAAACTGAATTTATCATGATTGATTCCCGTTGCATCGGTATATTCAATATCATTATTGGCAAAAGTTCCTATTGCCTCTGTTTTCTTAGTCACACCAAATTGCTCTGGATACAACCCAACAGGACTATGTGCCGTCAATGCAAACTGATGCCAAAATCCTGATTGCAAAACTCCAGCTTCAAACAATTGACGAACCATTTCTAAACTATCAACCGTTTCTTGAATGGTTTGTGTTGGATATCCATACATTAAATAGGCATGAACCATAATTCCTGCTTCGGTAAAATTGCGCGTCACTTTTGCCACTTGTTCAACAGTTACTCCTTTATCGATTAATTTCAACAATCGGTCTGAAGCTACCTCTAAACCACCTGAAACTGCAATACAGCCAGAAGCTTTCAGCAACAGACATAAATCTTTTGAAAAGCTTTTTTCAAAGCGAATATTGGTCCACCAAGTTACAGCTAGCTTTCTTTTAAGGATTTCAAGAGCCAAAGCACGCATTAAAGCTGGCGGCGCTGCTTCATCTACAAAATGGAATCCGTTTTGGCCTGTTTTCTCTATTAGTTCTTCGATTCTGTCACATAAAAGACTTGCTGCAACAGGTTCATAAACTTTTATATAATCTAAAGAAATATCGCAAAAAGTACATTTTCCCCAATAACAGCCATGTGCCATTGTGAGTTTATTCCAACGGCCATCGCTCCACATTCTGTGCATGGGATTTACAATTTCGATAACCGAAATATATTTATCCAAAGGCAAATCTGAATAGTCTGGTGTTCCAACTTGCGATTGTTTATAATCGTGCTTTAAAGAATTGTTTTTATAAACTACTTCTCCATCTTCTAGCAGAAAAGTTCTTTTATACGAATTGTGATCTGGATTTTCTAAATTGGTAATTAATTCTTCAATCGGCACTTCACCATCGTCTAAAGTAATGAAATCGAAAAACTCAAAAACACGTTTATCAGAAAGCGAACGCAATTCAGTATTCGGGAAACCGCCACCCATTGAAATCTTAATTTCAGGATGATTTTGTTTTACCCATTGTGCGCATCGAAAAGCGCTATATAAATTTCCTGGAAATGGTACGGAAATTAAAAATAAAGTTGGTTTTACGGTATCAATTTTAGCTTTTAAAAGTGAAATTAAAATCGAATCAATATAAGTTGGCTCTTGTTGAAGTGCTTCGTATAATTCATCAAAAGAATTCGCGCTTCGTCCTAAACGTTCAGCATATCGGCTGAAGCCAAAATTTTCATCAACACATTCGACAATAAAATCTGAAATATCCTCAAGATATAAAGTCGCCAAATGTTTGGCTTTGTCTTGAGTTCCCATTGAACCAAAAGCCCAATCGAGTTCTTCTAATTGCGTAAAACGAGAAGCTTCTGGCAGAAAATCTTCCTGACAGATCTGCAAAGCCAACGTTGGATTTTTTCCTTGAAGAAACTGAATTACAGAATCGATTGTCTTGGTATATTCATCCTGAAGAGCAAAAATACGTTTAGAATTGTCTGAAACTTCAGAATTTGAAACTTGAAACTCTGAAACTTGAAACAAATCTTGCAATCCTTTTTTCGAAAACAATTCCAAAATCACATCAATACCCAAATCAGCCTGAACCGATTCGATATTTTTGGTATTCAGAAAACCTTTTATATAAGCCGTTGCCGGATACGGTGTATTCAGTTGGGTAAAAGGTGGCGTAATTACAAAGAGTTTCGTTTTCAAAAGGGAATTATTTTTTTGCAAAAATACGGGATATTGTGGATTTTTTTAGCGAAAAGATTTTATTACCTAAGAGGTCGCCTTATTTAAATAGATTTCGTAGATATTTAATTACATTTGCTTTAACCAAAAACGACCAATTTTGATGCATTCAAAAAAAACAAAGCTCTTTTTATTACTATTTTTAATTTTTCTAGTTTCATTTTCTACAAATGCCCAAAACTTTAAATGGGCAGGACAAATAAAAGGCATACGTTATGATTATGCTGATTATGCAAATAAAATGGAACTAGATTCAGATGGGAATTCTTATATTTTTGGAGAAACAGAATCTTATTTATTCGATATAGACCCAACTATAAATGGAGTTGAAGTTATAGACAATTCTAATATTCAAAATTTTCGTGGACTTTATTTAATCAAGATGGATAAAGACGGAAATTATATATGGGGGAAAACCTTTGGCAATTACAAAAGGGGTGGTGAATATACTTATGGAATAAAACTGGATAAGGATGGAAATGTAAATCTTCTAGCCACCATATCTGAATTAAACAGTACTCAAAATATAGTAGAGAGTTATATTAGCATAATAAAACTAAAACCAAATGGAGATTTAATTTCGACAAAAAAAATACTTAAAAACTTTCCGAATGGAGGCTCTATAAATCCACACTCGTTTGATATAGATAACCAAAACAATATTTTTATTACAGGATATCTTATTGGCACTATTTCTCTAGATCCTCTTAATCCATCATTAAATTTAACAGCAACAGGAATAGACAATTATATCCTTAAAATAAATAATTCTGGAAATATTGAGTGGATCAAAACCTTTGATAATAATGATGGAGACATTGCAAATTCAAAAGTTATTATTGGTAAAGATGGAAATATTCATTTGCTCAATGGACAAAGTTTGTATAAAATTAATCCAACAGATAAATCAATTATCTGGGAGAGAAAATTTACAAACCAAAGTACAGATGTTTTTCACATTACTGAAAACAATATTATTTTAATAAACCATAAAAATGATTATAATGCTACTGTTGATGTAGATCCTTCGCCTTCCTCAACTGTAAATGTACTTTCAAATAATTATATAATTTATTTAAATTTAGATGGAAATTTTATTGATGTAAAAAAATTCGAAAAACCTTTTAACGGCAATATTAATTTTTATTCAGTTGCAGAAGATTATAATGGTAATTTAATGTTTGTTGGAAGCTTTAAAGATACTGTTGATTTTGATCCTTCATCGTCTGTTTTTAATTTGACTTCGATCAGTGATTACGGAGAAGGATTTTATCTAAAATTTGATGCTAACAGAAATTTTGTAAATACTTTTAAAATTGGGCATGAAACACCTCAATTAAGTCCTTATAATAATTGTGCAATGTTTCAAATAAAAAATATAAAAGTTCGAAATAATGAAACGTATTTATCTGGGGATTTTATGTGGACATGTGATTTCGATCCGTCACTAACAAAACAATATACATTACGAACCATAAATATTTCAACAATAAATCGAGATGGTTTTATTCTCAAACTTGCAGAATGTGAAACTGGTAAACCAAATGGAGAATCTGATCAATCTTTTTGCTCTTTGGATAGTAAAATTTCTGATCTAAATCCTAAGTCCAATGATATTAAATGGTACGACTCACCAACTTCAACAAATCCTCTTTTAAAAACTACTCTTCTTATTGATGGAAAAACCTATTTTGCATCTCAGCAAAATGATAATTGCCCAGAAAGCACCGAAAGATTAGCTGTAACAGCACATCTAAATGTTGTTCCGAGCCTACCCTCTATAATAAACTCTGCTTTTTGTAAAAATGATAATCCCTCTTTAGGAAACATAGAGATGTCAGGGCAGAATATAAGATGGTACGATACTGTTTTTTCAGCTGTACCGTTATCAAACTCAACCTTATTGGAAAATAATAGAACCTACTACGCTTCACAAACAATTAACTGCGAAAGTGATAGAATTCCTGTTTTGGTTAAAATTTATGATACTCCTTTACCTACTGGAAATAATGATCAGCAGTTTTGTATTGATGAAATAGCGACAATCGAAAATCTTAATATAACCGGAACCGATCTTAAATGGTACGAAGCAGAGGTAAATGGCAATATTTTACCCGAAACAACTTTATTGCAAAATGGAAAGTATTATGTTAGTCAGACCTTAAACAACTGCGAAAGCGAAAGATTACCTATTACTGTAAAAATACAAGACACATCAATTCCAATTGCCGATTCTCCACAGCAATTCTGCATTCAAAAAAATGCAAAAATTAGCAATATTGAAATTAATGGTCAAAATATCAAATGGTATGAAAGTTCTACCTCTACAGGTAAATTATCAGAATCAACCTCATTAGAAAATGGAATTACGTATTACGCTTCTCAAACAATAAACACTTGTGAAAGTGATAGAATCCCTGTAACAATAAGTGTTTTAGAGGCTACAGCTGGAGATTGTATTCATTTGGTTAATGATCTTCCATTTCCAAAATTCTTTACGCCAAATGGCGATGGTTTTAATGACACTTGGACAAT from Flavobacterium sp. KACC 22763 includes these protein-coding regions:
- a CDS encoding MBL fold metallo-hydrolase; protein product: MKLHHLRNASLVIETEKHVILVDPMLGKRKTIPPFTIFRYKPKRNPLVALPKNSREILSRVTHCLITHLHPDHIDKAGEVFLRRKSIPVICSSKDEKALVQRGLSVIQTLEYWEPQKFLDGKITGIPAIHGYGFVAKLMGNVMGFLIELADQKSIYISSDTIFTEHVNKVLTQLKPDISVVACGTARLDIGQPLLMRMDDILKFVTLAPGKVLANHLEALNHCPTTRLQLRTALSDHNLLTKTSIPNDGECIEY
- a CDS encoding response regulator transcription factor, translated to MRNFKILYAEDDETLAFLTKDNLEQNHYEVIHCSDGKSALKIFEEEEFDICIFDIMMPKMDGFELAEAVRKIDLDVPIIFLSAKTLKEDRIKGLRLGADDYLVKPFSIEELLLKIEIFLKRSQKNIPVAKTIYEVGKYQFDTKNFILFNNEEKVGLTQREAELLKLFLDHKNSVLKREQILTSLWGTDDYFMGRSLDVFISRLRKILANEEGISIENLHGIGFRFSIG
- a CDS encoding sensor histidine kinase, producing MKINKLNSIILLGLVAIISILVAQLLWTKEAFTIEQKKLSQKAHIALLEVAKKLYEGTNHELPVQNPVQKIANDYYIVNVDNEFEPDILEFYLKTEFKKMNITTDFEYAMYNCQSDEMIYGDYISLYKKKAECKKTVYFPKHKNLVYYFAVRFPNETTYLFSSMRFWFILSTALILILLIYVYSIFTLLQHKKYSELQRDFINNMTHEFKTPLASILIASKYLIEQKPIKEDKKLYTYTDIIINQGNKLNSHIEKILNIAKSDYAPLELKKENILIVPIIEEAIENIKLKYPEASITIETVSREYLLETDTFHFANLVYNLLDNAIKYCNEKPEVRIKIIENNNCLKLEFIDNGIGINPKKISFIFDKFYRVQNEKSNEVNGFGLGLYYVKEICSLQNWKIKAENNSEKGVTLTLSIPYKK
- a CDS encoding T9SS type B sorting domain-containing protein — protein: MHSKKTKLFLLLFLIFLVSFSTNAQNFKWAGQIKGIRYDYADYANKMELDSDGNSYIFGETESYLFDIDPTINGVEVIDNSNIQNFRGLYLIKMDKDGNYIWGKTFGNYKRGGEYTYGIKLDKDGNVNLLATISELNSTQNIVESYISIIKLKPNGDLISTKKILKNFPNGGSINPHSFDIDNQNNIFITGYLIGTISLDPLNPSLNLTATGIDNYILKINNSGNIEWIKTFDNNDGDIANSKVIIGKDGNIHLLNGQSLYKINPTDKSIIWERKFTNQSTDVFHITENNIILINHKNDYNATVDVDPSPSSTVNVLSNNYIIYLNLDGNFIDVKKFEKPFNGNINFYSVAEDYNGNLMFVGSFKDTVDFDPSSSVFNLTSISDYGEGFYLKFDANRNFVNTFKIGHETPQLSPYNNCAMFQIKNIKVRNNETYLSGDFMWTCDFDPSLTKQYTLRTINISTINRDGFILKLAECETGKPNGESDQSFCSLDSKISDLNPKSNDIKWYDSPTSTNPLLKTTLLIDGKTYFASQQNDNCPESTERLAVTAHLNVVPSLPSIINSAFCKNDNPSLGNIEMSGQNIRWYDTVFSAVPLSNSTLLENNRTYYASQTINCESDRIPVLVKIYDTPLPTGNNDQQFCIDEIATIENLNITGTDLKWYEAEVNGNILPETTLLQNGKYYVSQTLNNCESERLPITVKIQDTSIPIADSPQQFCIQKNAKISNIEINGQNIKWYESSTSTGKLSESTSLENGITYYASQTINTCESDRIPVTISVLEATAGDCIHLVNDLPFPKFFTPNGDGFNDTWTIDPDYLAPNSSIRIFDRYGKLIKELALNTSWNGTYLGNQLPTSDYWFTVTRINGTEYRGHFSLKR
- a CDS encoding B12-binding domain-containing radical SAM protein, which translates into the protein MKTKLFVITPPFTQLNTPYPATAYIKGFLNTKNIESVQADLGIDVILELFSKKGLQDLFQVSEFQVSNSEVSDNSKRIFALQDEYTKTIDSVIQFLQGKNPTLALQICQEDFLPEASRFTQLEELDWAFGSMGTQDKAKHLATLYLEDISDFIVECVDENFGFSRYAERLGRSANSFDELYEALQQEPTYIDSILISLLKAKIDTVKPTLFLISVPFPGNLYSAFRCAQWVKQNHPEIKISMGGGFPNTELRSLSDKRVFEFFDFITLDDGEVPIEELITNLENPDHNSYKRTFLLEDGEVVYKNNSLKHDYKQSQVGTPDYSDLPLDKYISVIEIVNPMHRMWSDGRWNKLTMAHGCYWGKCTFCDISLDYIKVYEPVAASLLCDRIEELIEKTGQNGFHFVDEAAPPALMRALALEILKRKLAVTWWTNIRFEKSFSKDLCLLLKASGCIAVSGGLEVASDRLLKLIDKGVTVEQVAKVTRNFTEAGIMVHAYLMYGYPTQTIQETVDSLEMVRQLFEAGVLQSGFWHQFALTAHSPVGLYPEQFGVTKKTEAIGTFANNDIEYTDATGINHDKFSFGLKKSLFNFMHGICFDYELQDWFDFKIPKTKIHPDFIFNALEEQNDFNTKPNAKVVWLGGKPTAEIFTKSKKGRSWEMMSLTFHDKKESFDIQTSKEEGEWLTSILSKIAVSGSKGYTFQEVKNDFETELEDFELFWYSKPVNTLREFGLLVL
- a CDS encoding DUF1573 domain-containing protein; this translates as MKMIKISMLALALGLMSFSAIAPVQSLVSETEVSATAGSTIAWKAETIDVGQIPQGTPKAIVYEFKNTGKTAVVITNVQGSCGCTATDYTKEPIQAGKSGKVTATYNAANKGAFTKTVTVTTSAETTPKVLTLKGTVI